The Episyrphus balteatus chromosome 4, idEpiBalt1.1, whole genome shotgun sequence genome includes a window with the following:
- the LOC129918624 gene encoding uncharacterized protein LOC129918624, translated as MCKFLRIFILFTIIVGLVNCAKIKFGSEIQNGHWTSKHRISFPLTIDDEHYFFGLTDLTDGRYWFIQKLDENGKTLSETDTGTWLGIYTQVFPFAINGRQYIYGIDDDNYWFIQEILPGGKMGNDTANGYWKSKPTIIFPYSIGGKHYVYSLSGKDWFIKELLPNGKMGSETDHGTWNNYYTIGFPFSINGRQYFYCVSDNYYFIQELMPDGKIGSETANGHWTTNHKLVVPFSIDNKHYFYGVTDLSDNRYWFIQELLPGGKMGEEKLKGSWNNFYNVMFSFNINGRQFLYGVSEYYWFIQEILQDPRLPIALKKKLCQAPSNYHVIRSKRQSNDTNVNIYQAGFRGLNAVEEFVTDIEHDDTNYHTMTFSNPASPITSVSTFRVFADANHNSYIDLTAAMRAEIHPRHLLQVRDTISGEVYQHLREMDREVTDEAGHLLASSLGGSGVPENFAPQSPGLNRGAGGFSSGWHRVEAMLLRYLQRGLGYVRWSLLPQYDLLPNSRRPTAFGLSIRFYNNQGDLYNWNGDGAVIEYNFLNC; from the coding sequence ATgtgtaaatttttaagaatttttattttgttcacaatTATTGTTGGTTTAGTAAATTGTGCTAAAATTAAGTTCGGAAGTGAGATTCAAAATGGTCATTGGACTTCAAAACATAGAATTTCTTTTCCATTAACCATTGATGATGAACATTATTTCTTTGGTTTAACCGACCTAACGGATGGACGATATTGGTTTATACAAAAACTAGACGAAAATGGAAAAACATTGTCGGAAACAGATACTGGGACTTGGTTGGGTATATATACCCAGGTATTTCCATTTGCTATCAATGGCAGACAATATATTTATGGAATCGATGACGACAACTATTGGTTCATTCAAGAAATACTACCTGGTGGAAAAATGGGCAACGACACTGCCAATGGGTATTGGAAATCAAAACCAACAATCATTTTTCCATATTCTATCGGCGGTAAACATTATGTATATAGTCTGTCTGGTAAGGATTGGTTTATTAAGGAACTGTTACCGAATGGCAAAATGGGATCGGAGACCGATCATGGAACTTGGAACAACTATTATACCATAGGATTTCCATTTTCAATAAATGGCAGGCAATATTTTTACTGTGTCagtgacaattattattttattcaagagcTTATGCCTGATGGGAAAATTGGTTCGGAAACCGCTAATGGACATTGGACAACAAATCACAAACTTGTTGTTCCATTCAGTATAGACAACAAACACTATTTCTATGGTGTAACTGATCTTTCTGATAATCGATATTGGTTCATTCAAGAATTATTACCGGGTGGAAAAATGGGAGAGGAGAAGTTAAAAGGATCGTGGAATAACTTTTATAACGTTATGTTCTCGTTTAACATTAATGGAAGACAATTTCTGTATGGAGTAAGTGAATATTATTGGTTTATTCAAGAAATACTACAAGATCCTAGATTACCTATtgcattaaagaaaaaactttgtCAAGCTCCCAGTAATTATCATGTTATAAGATCAAAACGACAAAGTAATGATACGAATGTCAACATTTATCAGGCCGGATTTAGAGGATTGAATGCAGTTGAAGAATTTGTTACTGATATTGAACACGATGATACCAATTATCATACTATGACTTTTTCTAACCCTGCTAGTCCCATAACATCGGTATCAACATTTCGAGTTTTCGCAGATGCTAATCACAATAGCTATATTGATTTAACTGCCGCTATGAGAGCTGAAATACATCCTCGTCATTTGCTCCAAGTAAGAGATACAATTTCTGGAGAAGTATATCAACATTTGCGAGAAATGGATAGAGAAGTGACCGATGAAGCAGGCCATTTATTGGCATCCTCTTTAGGTGGTTCTGGTGTACCAGAGAATTTTGCTCCCCAAAGTCCGGGATTGAATCGGGGGGCAGGTGGATTTTCATCTGGCTGGCACCGAGTAGAAGCAATGCTTCTCAGATATCTCCAAAGAGGCCTTGGTTATGTACGCTGGTCTCTGTTACCGCAATATGATCTATTGCCAAATTCAAGAAGGCCAACTGCCTTTGGTTTATCAATACGATTTTATAATAATCAAGGTGATTTGTATAATTGGAATGGAGATGGCGCTGTTattgaatataattttctaaattgttga